From the genome of Brassica napus cultivar Da-Ae chromosome A2 unlocalized genomic scaffold, Da-Ae chrA02_Random_11, whole genome shotgun sequence:
CCCTCTCTTTAAGGCTTCCCTGAGCAACACTCGTCCTTTGTTTTATTGAATGAAAATTCAGCGTTAAAACAATCATTTCAATCACATTTATAATGACAAAAAATGGCCAACTACTGGACCGGTGTAATATCTGGTTCGGTTTTATAAGACGAAACTGTAGCAATGGacgatttgttttctttttatgaatGTTAATAGTAGAATAAATAGAGTGAGCACACTTCTACGTCACAAATCATGATGTAATCTAAGCTACAAGTCCATCAGTCCTCATGACTAAACCATATAGGCGTGCTCTTTGGTATTTTAAAAGATATGGAACTACAAAACACATTCACAATCACAcgtttaaaacaaatttattattctgttttttttaagcAGCAGAAAATCTTCTTAGAAATCATGATATAATTTAAAGTCAGCAACAAAGGAATGATTGATCATTCAGATTATAATGTTAATGAATTACAATTCGCAACAAAGAAACGAGAAATAAACCGGAAGAAAGAATAACTCATTCTGATTGGCTGGTGAACAAACGACGCGGATAGCAAAGTAAACAACTCATCCTGATTGGCTAAACAAGCAACGACGCGGATCGCATAGTTACAACCAATATCAACCGTCGATTAGCAAAAAGATCTAACGGATGAGAATAAATAACTCATTTATAAAAGTACACACCACAGCCTTCACTCTCCTCATCAATCACATCCTCTCACTAAGCAAAAAAGAGCAAACCTTTTCGAATCTCAAATGGCTCGTACCAAGCAAACCGCGAGAAAATCCACCGGAGGCAAAGCCCCGAGGAAGCAGCTCGCAACCAAGGCGGCGAGGAAGTCGGCTCCGGCCACCGGAGGAGTGAAGAAGCCGCACAGGTTCCGTCCCGGAACCGTGGCGCTGAGGGAGATCAGGAAGTACCAGAAGAGCACCGAGCTTCTGATCCGCAAGCTCCCCTTCCAGCGTCTTGTCCGCGAGATCGCTCAGGACTTCAAAACCGATCTGAGGTTCCAGAGCAGCGCCGTCGCGGCTCTGCAAGAGGCGGCGGAGGCGTACCTTGTGGGTTTGTTCGAGGATACGAATCTTTGCGCGATTCACGCTAAGAGGGTAACGATCATGCCCAAGGATATTCAGCTCGCGAGGAGGATCCGCGGTGAAAGAGCTTGAAGACTCTTCGTTGATGGGCAAATCTGTTTCTGGGATTTTAGTTTGTCTTTAGTTTATGTGTTCCTTTGTTGTAGA
Proteins encoded in this window:
- the LOC125593942 gene encoding histone H3.2, which gives rise to MARTKQTARKSTGGKAPRKQLATKAARKSAPATGGVKKPHRFRPGTVALREIRKYQKSTELLIRKLPFQRLVREIAQDFKTDLRFQSSAVAALQEAAEAYLVGLFEDTNLCAIHAKRVTIMPKDIQLARRIRGERA